Proteins from a single region of Vanessa cardui chromosome 13, ilVanCard2.1, whole genome shotgun sequence:
- the LOC124534733 gene encoding uncharacterized protein LOC124534733 isoform X2 has translation MCDCVCGLLLLLAALPALAGPRVAPATAAAVGPSFDVHQQTALLARVGEAVALRCRVLHLADRAVSWVRSSDLQILTHAGAVFTADARVSCSEAPAGPAIGDTGSDELLGDILTSRDDTGRVTGAVHTLRIERLRMSDSGRYECQINTEPKLSLFFNLTVVESALPVVSVRAVGTNGGAVWGTRGGATRLTCEARYELAHSSAELSADVLAALPPLRMRWLHDGITLDPQGSRGGISLDTERWAGRVLSRLTLAQLSALDAGRYTCAAADRSATLLLRLRGMDDQDYEAIESEMETMQRDQAVARVSGTPRSQRAPISALLLLLLPLVLT, from the exons GTCCACGCGTCGCACCGGCTACGGCTGCTGCAGTCGGTCCTTCGTTCGACGTGCACCAGCAAACTGCGTTGTTGGCGCGAGTGGGCGAGGCTGTTGCGCTGCGCTGTCGTGTGTTACATCTAGCTGATCGCGCG GTATCATGGGTCAGATCGAGTGACCTGCAGATATTGACGCACGCGGGCGCTGTATTTACTGCTGATGCGCGCGTATCGTGCTCCGAGGCTCCGGCTGGGCCTGCTATAGGAGACACAGGCTCGGATGAGCTGCTTGGTGATATTCTGACGTCACGAGACGACACTGGCCGTGTGACGGGTGCAGTACATACGCTTCGCATCGAGAGGCTACGAATGAGCGACTCTGGCAGATACGAGTGTCAGATCAACACAGAGCCCAAATTGAgcctgttttttaatttaacagtagTAG AGTCGGCGTTACCAGTGGTGTCAGTACGCGCGGTGGGTACTAACGGCGGTGCGGTGTGGGGCACGCGCGGTGGAGCAACGAGGCTAACTTGCGAAGCTCGCTACGAACTTGCCCATAGCTCGGCTGAGTTATCAGCTGACGTTCTAGCCGCACTGCCACCCTTGCGCATGCGTTGGCTACATGACGGGATAACACTAGATCCACAG GGTTCTCGTGGAGGCATATCACTGGATACGGAGCGATGGGCGGGCCGTGTGTTGTCGCGGCTCACGCTGGCGCAGCTGAGCGCGCTCGACGCGGGGCGCTACACGTGCGCGGCGGCCGACCGTAGCGCCACCCTACTGTTGCGACTACGAGGAATGGACGACCAAGACTATGAAGCAATAG AGAGCGAAATGGAGACTATGCAACGTGATCAAGCTGTGGCGCGAGTGAGCGGTACTCCTCGCTCACAGCGGGCGCCTATTTCAGCGCTGCTGCTGCTGCTATTACCACTGGTTCTCACGTGA
- the LOC124534733 gene encoding uncharacterized protein LOC124534733 isoform X1 — MCDCVCGLLLLLAALPALAGPRVAPATAAAVGPSFDVHQQTALLARVGEAVALRCRVLHLADRAVSWVRSSDLQILTHAGAVFTADARVSCSEAPAGPAIGDTGSDELLGDILTSRDDTGRVTGAVHTLRIERLRMSDSGRYECQINTEPKLSLFFNLTVVAESALPVVSVRAVGTNGGAVWGTRGGATRLTCEARYELAHSSAELSADVLAALPPLRMRWLHDGITLDPQGSRGGISLDTERWAGRVLSRLTLAQLSALDAGRYTCAAADRSATLLLRLRGMDDQDYEAIESEMETMQRDQAVARVSGTPRSQRAPISALLLLLLPLVLT; from the exons GTCCACGCGTCGCACCGGCTACGGCTGCTGCAGTCGGTCCTTCGTTCGACGTGCACCAGCAAACTGCGTTGTTGGCGCGAGTGGGCGAGGCTGTTGCGCTGCGCTGTCGTGTGTTACATCTAGCTGATCGCGCG GTATCATGGGTCAGATCGAGTGACCTGCAGATATTGACGCACGCGGGCGCTGTATTTACTGCTGATGCGCGCGTATCGTGCTCCGAGGCTCCGGCTGGGCCTGCTATAGGAGACACAGGCTCGGATGAGCTGCTTGGTGATATTCTGACGTCACGAGACGACACTGGCCGTGTGACGGGTGCAGTACATACGCTTCGCATCGAGAGGCTACGAATGAGCGACTCTGGCAGATACGAGTGTCAGATCAACACAGAGCCCAAATTGAgcctgttttttaatttaacagtagTAG CAGAGTCGGCGTTACCAGTGGTGTCAGTACGCGCGGTGGGTACTAACGGCGGTGCGGTGTGGGGCACGCGCGGTGGAGCAACGAGGCTAACTTGCGAAGCTCGCTACGAACTTGCCCATAGCTCGGCTGAGTTATCAGCTGACGTTCTAGCCGCACTGCCACCCTTGCGCATGCGTTGGCTACATGACGGGATAACACTAGATCCACAG GGTTCTCGTGGAGGCATATCACTGGATACGGAGCGATGGGCGGGCCGTGTGTTGTCGCGGCTCACGCTGGCGCAGCTGAGCGCGCTCGACGCGGGGCGCTACACGTGCGCGGCGGCCGACCGTAGCGCCACCCTACTGTTGCGACTACGAGGAATGGACGACCAAGACTATGAAGCAATAG AGAGCGAAATGGAGACTATGCAACGTGATCAAGCTGTGGCGCGAGTGAGCGGTACTCCTCGCTCACAGCGGGCGCCTATTTCAGCGCTGCTGCTGCTGCTATTACCACTGGTTCTCACGTGA